AGAATTAGACAACTTCGAGGAAAATTAGGATCTTTAAAAACGCGTATCTCTGATTTCTTAAATTCAGAATCTAGAATTCAACGACATGGATATAGCTACTAAAACACCTATATCAATTAGAATTAACTTTTTTTAAAAAGTATACACTTATTTTGTAAAATAAGAGTCCAATAGTAATCCCTAATAACATTCCCATAAAAATATCAATGGGAAAATGAACACCAATATATATTCTACTGTACGCAAATAATAATGGCCAAACTAGTAGTAAAAATGGGTATTTATAGTACTTTCTTAACGTTAATATCATAAAAGTAGTTACTGCAAAAGATGTTGTTGAGTGACCTGAGACGAAACTATAACCTCTTGGCTTCTTTAAAATTCTAATAAGCTCATTAACTGTGGGGTCGTTGTTAGGTCGTAACCTAGCTACATTATTTTTTATAAGATTTACAAACTGATCAGAAAATGCCACCAATCCTGCTACAACTAAGACAAGTATAAGTCCCTTTTTCCATCCGTAGGCTTTTAAAATAAAATAGAACAATAGTAAAAATAAAGGAATCCAACTGAATTGATTGGTAATAAACATCCAAAAAGAATCCCAGGGCTCAGAACCCCAATTATTTAGATAAACAATTAATTCTCTATCGTATTCAAGAATTTGGTCTAATAAATCCAATTTATAAGTTCCGTTTTATAGGACCAGTTACATCGTCTATATTGCCCTTTATATTATCCTGAATAGATTTCATATCCTTCTTGAGATCCTTAGCTAAATTGGTGTCTATACCTTGCTTTTCAGCTGTTTCAGTAATCTCTCTTTTTATATCATTGGTAGCGTCTTTTAATTGACGCATGCCTTTACCTAATCCTTGAGCAATACCAGGAATTTTATCGGCACCAAAAAGCATCAATACAATAACGACCACTACAAAAATTTCGCCACCACTTATAAATAAAAAATACATAATTTTAATTTATTAATACAAAGATAATAGAAATTAGCAGAATAGTTAATCTAATTCTCTTTTAGCTGTACGTATTTTAATTACGTCTATTAATCGTTTCAATTTTTCCAGTTCTTCAACACTATTAAATCCTGAAATTTCAAGTATACCATGCGGTATGGCTCCATGAACTATCGGGGCCATATACAGCACATTATTAATTATTATAGCCAATGGTTTACCAATATTATTTTCTGTTAAAACTAAAAACTGGTCTTCACCAGTTCCATCAAGCTCAATAGTTAACGATGGCCTTCCGCTAATATCAAAAGAATTCTTTACTTTTTTAAACCTATGAATTCCTACAAAACCACTGGTATCAACTTTAAACGTTTTTGTACTATCACTTTTTAAAATAAACTCTTTTCCCAGAGTTGAAGTTTGGTAAATACCATTAAACCTTACAACTTTAGAACCATTACTATTGTCTTGAGCATAAGAATTACTACACAAAAGGAAGAAAATGACATTCAGTATAATTATTTTAGATCTCATAAAATTGTATTAGCAAGTTCAAAGATAGCGGAATTTCCAACGCCCAAATAATAATATTTATATTAGCATATATATCCAAAATCAAGTAAATATGAATTTCAGAAAAGCAACGAAAAATGACGTTCCATTCATTGTAAAGATGATTGCTAGTGATACCCTTGGAAAGTTAAGAGAGGATTATAAAGAACCTCTTCCTGAGAAATATTTCAACGCTTTTAAAGCTATTAATGAAGATCCAAATCAGGAATTAATTGTTGTTGAAACTGATACTACTGAAATTATTGGAACTTTACAAATGAGTTTTATTCAGTACTTAACCTATCAAGGTGGCGTTAGAGCACAAATTGAAGCCGTACGAATTAGAGAAGATTATAGGGGTAAAGGGATTGGAAAACTGGTGTTTGAATGGGCAATTGAAAGAGCCAAGCAACGGAATGCTCATTTACTACAACTTACAACAGATAAAAAACGACCAGATGCTATAAAATTCTATAAAAAATTAGGATTTATAAATAGCCACGAAGGGATGAAATTCCATTTGTAATCCACATATTAAGAAAAGTAGTTGCGTAAAGCTAATTTCATTCAGCACCGTTCTTATTTGAATCTAGCCTATATTTATCTAATTCGTTATGTATTTTATCTTTCCATTTGTTCAGTACTTGTGCCTTGAAAAATATTTCTGATTCTGATAAAATCTCAGAATCAATTATAAGAACCGTTTCAAATAGCATCTGGTTAACAAGAATTTTTGCTTTTAAACTAACTGTATTACTTAAATCTTTTATTTCTTGAATTGACATTGAAGCATTAATTTGTTCCAGTAAATGGTAACGAAAGAGCTCATAAATATCAAAAGCTAAGTTGATACGATCTATATCAGGTGCATATCTAGTCGCTAAGAAAAATGAAGATTCTCTATCAAATAAAGTTTTAAGGGTGTATATGAATTTATCATCACTATTTTCAAAGAAATTTAAAGCATAAGAAAAATTTAAATTAACTCCAGGTCCATTTGCTATATCACCAAATGTAAGTTTTCTTTCATTACTCCACAATAAAGATGATCTTGTTATGTAGACAGCTGCCTTTAATGGTATTTCACTTTCAATATAACTATGTAAA
The nucleotide sequence above comes from Aureibaculum algae. Encoded proteins:
- a CDS encoding phosphatase PAP2 family protein; protein product: MDLLDQILEYDRELIVYLNNWGSEPWDSFWMFITNQFSWIPLFLLLFYFILKAYGWKKGLILVLVVAGLVAFSDQFVNLIKNNVARLRPNNDPTVNELIRILKKPRGYSFVSGHSTTSFAVTTFMILTLRKYYKYPFLLLVWPLLFAYSRIYIGVHFPIDIFMGMLLGITIGLLFYKISVYFLKKVNSN
- a CDS encoding Sec-independent protein translocase subunit TatA/TatB gives rise to the protein MYFLFISGGEIFVVVVIVLMLFGADKIPGIAQGLGKGMRQLKDATNDIKREITETAEKQGIDTNLAKDLKKDMKSIQDNIKGNIDDVTGPIKRNL
- a CDS encoding SecDF P1 head subdomain-containing protein, which produces MRSKIIILNVIFFLLCSNSYAQDNSNGSKVVRFNGIYQTSTLGKEFILKSDSTKTFKVDTSGFVGIHRFKKVKNSFDISGRPSLTIELDGTGEDQFLVLTENNIGKPLAIIINNVLYMAPIVHGAIPHGILEISGFNSVEELEKLKRLIDVIKIRTAKRELD
- a CDS encoding GNAT family N-acetyltransferase, giving the protein MNFRKATKNDVPFIVKMIASDTLGKLREDYKEPLPEKYFNAFKAINEDPNQELIVVETDTTEIIGTLQMSFIQYLTYQGGVRAQIEAVRIREDYRGKGIGKLVFEWAIERAKQRNAHLLQLTTDKKRPDAIKFYKKLGFINSHEGMKFHL